In Cyanobium sp. WAJ14-Wanaka, a single genomic region encodes these proteins:
- the accB gene encoding acetyl-CoA carboxylase biotin carboxyl carrier protein, which produces MQLSHDQLRQLLDLIGESDIQELKLEGDDFRLEVRRNLPGAAPVAMVQAAPMAAAMQMAPAAGGLPATPSPPPPAAAASRTDLLEITAPMVATFYRSSAPGEAPFIEVGSRISVGQTICILEAMKLMNELEAEVGGEVVEILVENGTPVEFGQVLMRVKPG; this is translated from the coding sequence ATGCAGTTAAGTCACGACCAACTCCGCCAGCTCCTCGACCTGATTGGCGAGAGCGACATCCAGGAACTGAAGCTTGAGGGCGACGATTTCCGCCTCGAGGTGCGCCGCAATCTGCCTGGGGCAGCCCCAGTGGCCATGGTCCAGGCCGCCCCAATGGCTGCTGCGATGCAGATGGCACCAGCTGCTGGGGGACTGCCGGCGACGCCCTCCCCGCCACCCCCGGCCGCTGCCGCTAGCCGCACTGACCTCTTGGAGATCACGGCCCCGATGGTCGCGACCTTCTACCGCTCCTCGGCCCCCGGAGAGGCCCCCTTCATCGAAGTGGGCTCCCGCATCAGCGTGGGTCAAACAATCTGCATCCTTGAGGCGATGAAGCTCATGAATGAGCTCGAAGCCGAAGTGGGTGGAGAGGTGGTGGAAATACTGGTGGAAAATGGCACCCCAGTCGAATTTGGCCAGGTTTTGATGCGGGTCAAGCCCGGCTGA
- the efp gene encoding elongation factor P, translating to MISSNDFRTGTTIELDGQVWRVVEFLHVKPGKGSAFVRTKLKAVQSGNVVEKTFRAGETMPQAVLEKATLQHTYMEGDDYVFMDMASYEETRLTAKQIGDTRKYLNEGMEVSVIYWNGKPLEVELPNSVVLQITQTDPGVKGDTATGGTKPAIVETGAQVMVPLFLSIGERIKIDTRTDSYLGREN from the coding sequence ATGATCTCCAGCAACGACTTTCGTACGGGCACCACGATTGAGCTGGATGGCCAGGTCTGGCGTGTCGTTGAATTTCTGCACGTAAAACCCGGCAAGGGTTCTGCTTTTGTGCGCACCAAGCTCAAGGCGGTGCAAAGCGGCAACGTGGTGGAGAAGACTTTCCGGGCTGGCGAGACCATGCCCCAGGCGGTGCTCGAGAAGGCCACCCTCCAGCACACCTACATGGAGGGTGATGACTACGTCTTTATGGACATGGCTTCCTACGAGGAGACCCGTCTGACCGCCAAACAGATTGGCGATACCCGCAAGTACCTCAATGAGGGCATGGAGGTCAGCGTCATCTACTGGAATGGCAAGCCCTTGGAGGTGGAACTGCCCAATTCCGTGGTGCTGCAGATAACCCAGACCGACCCTGGGGTTAAGGGTGATACGGCCACAGGTGGCACCAAGCCCGCCATTGTGGAGACAGGTGCCCAGGTGATGGTTCCCCTGTTCCTCTCAATCGGCGAGAGGATCAAGATTGATACCCGCACCGATAGCTACCTGGGTAGGGAGAACTGA
- a CDS encoding peptidylprolyl isomerase: MSLLLGLLVALPPAWAALPQGNAVTDPAALLRNALPIDAPDLQNLQHKIEGTSDDLRAKRWPALENSVRKSQALLTTRQGPILASFKQQDHVTADELLGQLNGQLQTLAAAAEAQDRDRFLEARRTALTTIGTAEDLLVGPFPYTLPAEYDDLPRLLGRATVQLTTTKGDLTAVVDGYNAPLTAGAFVDLVQRGFYDGLPFIRAEDFYVLQTGDPKGPEEGFIDPQTKLERKVPLEIKVPGQETPFYNQTFEDLGMFKAAPELPFSTKGTLGWAHSDEGLADGSSQFFLFLFEPELTPAGLNLIDGRYAAFGYVVDGFDVLEELTADDGIVKAKVVEGGSNLQPHA, encoded by the coding sequence ATGTCCCTATTGCTCGGATTACTGGTGGCCCTGCCACCTGCCTGGGCCGCGCTGCCCCAGGGCAATGCGGTAACCGATCCAGCAGCCCTGCTGCGCAACGCCCTGCCGATCGATGCCCCAGATCTGCAGAACCTCCAACACAAAATTGAGGGCACCAGCGACGATCTACGGGCCAAGCGCTGGCCAGCCCTAGAAAACTCCGTTCGCAAGAGCCAAGCGCTGCTGACCACCCGCCAGGGCCCGATCCTGGCCAGCTTTAAGCAACAGGACCACGTCACAGCTGATGAGCTGCTGGGCCAGCTCAATGGACAGCTACAAACCCTGGCCGCCGCCGCCGAAGCCCAGGACCGCGACCGCTTTCTAGAAGCTCGCCGCACTGCCCTAACCACGATTGGCACAGCCGAAGACCTGTTGGTCGGTCCCTTCCCCTATACCCTTCCAGCCGAATACGACGACCTGCCCAGGCTGCTGGGCCGCGCCACCGTGCAACTCACCACCACCAAAGGCGATCTGACCGCCGTGGTGGACGGCTACAACGCCCCCCTGACTGCTGGCGCCTTTGTGGACCTGGTGCAGCGGGGTTTCTATGACGGGCTGCCCTTCATCAGGGCCGAAGACTTCTACGTCCTGCAAACGGGGGACCCCAAGGGCCCCGAAGAGGGCTTTATCGATCCCCAAACCAAGCTGGAGCGCAAGGTGCCACTAGAAATCAAGGTGCCGGGCCAGGAAACCCCCTTCTACAACCAGACATTCGAAGACCTGGGCATGTTCAAGGCAGCGCCGGAACTGCCCTTCTCCACCAAGGGAACCCTGGGCTGGGCCCACTCCGACGAGGGGCTTGCCGATGGTTCATCCCAGTTCTTCCTCTTTCTGTTTGAGCCAGAACTAACTCCGGCCGGGCTAAACCTGATCGATGGGCGCTATGCCGCCTTTGGCTACGTGGTGGATGGCTTTGATGTGCTCGAAGAGCTCACGGCCGATGACGGCATCGTCAAAGCCAAGGTTGTCGAGGGTGGATCAAACCTCCAGCCCCACGCCTAA